The genomic stretch AATTTTTATCAAAAGGCTTTATTCGTTCACCATAAAACTAATAAAATTCATTGAAGCCATTCCAAAAGATAATATTTCAATCAGGCTAACTGATCAATTGCTTCGCAGTAGTACAAGTATCCTGGCAAACTATATTGAAGGACAATCTGCAAGCAGTAAAAAGGATTTTATAAATTATTTGAATATTGCCTTAAAATCAAGCAATGAAAGTAAAGTATGGTTATGTCTGTTAAAGGATTTAAATCGGGGCAATATTGAGGAAATTAATGGATTTATAAGAGAGTTGAATGAATTTTCTAATATTTTAGCCTCCAGTTTAATGACACTTCGGGGCAAACGCTCTTCAAAAGTTTGAAATTTTCACTTAACTTTTTAATTTTACATTTTTAGATTTTAAATGAAACTAATGAAGCATAAGACTTATATCTATGTTCTCATCTTTTTTTCCATGCTCTTCTGGGGCTGTTCCTTCATTTGGTCTAAAATAGTCTTCAATTATTATAATCCTATAACAACCATCTTCCTGAGGCTGGTATTATCGACGATCATATTATATACAGGACTTAAAATCTTCAACAGGACCGAAAAAATATATATGGAGGATATCAGGTTATTCTTGCTTTCAGCACTGTTCAACCCCTTTATATATTTCCTTGGCGAGAATTATGGATTGAAATTTTCAACACCAT from Bacteroidota bacterium encodes the following:
- a CDS encoding four helix bundle protein produces the protein MQYDKKEFRTIFIKRLYSFTIKLIKFIEAIPKDNISIRLTDQLLRSSTSILANYIEGQSASSKKDFINYLNIALKSSNESKVWLCLLKDLNRGNIEEINGFIRELNEFSNILASSLMTLRGKRSSKV